In a single window of the Prevotella melaninogenica genome:
- a CDS encoding beta-N-acetylglucosaminidase domain-containing protein has translation MKQKKLLVTFVLGMCALTVAHAQDNDFDLGSQRSEVQLVNPVPGKKIDHQGLVINPTPRYVKLTGEGTVDISGGVKLDQPQPVRKQSWDYWTDLNFLSRADKGFPMKIQLVKIPVVLKDGEQSGADVDGAYTLRITKKGITLMAAYDLGVFYGIQTLRQIMENPSVEGGKKLPCLEIGDAPVFAYRGVVEGFYGTPWSHAVRLSLIDFYGKYKMNTYIYGPKDDPYHSSPNWRLPYPENEMKDIKELVAACKKNRVDFVWAIHPGKDIKWNEEDYQNLMHKLDLMYQAGVKSFAIFFDDISGEGTNPNRQVELLNRLTKEFVKAKGDVAPLIICPTDYSKLWAKADENGPLSIYGKTLDPSVRVFWTGDVVCSDVTKSTLDWVDSRIKRPAFFWWNYAVTDYVRNLVLQGPVYGLDTSLTDKDMCGLVSNPMEHGEASKLSLYSVADYTWNPSDYNPIDSWERGLEVMMPRAKEAYRTFAIHSADTETGYRRDESWETETFRLADYTKEKRDKLYQEFERVAKAPAEIEAGCTDNLLIKELKPWLTEFAKLGERGKNAIELMDLYRSGDNLKFWSKYVKSRMSAEDKKAYEAHKSGTMKLQPFYDFAMDDLGDAFYEKLSGEKAFTLRGIGSYKNLKTTQAGLMFDGDSITHYTSGEAQKAGDWMGVALPEPMSVREVHILQGRNSTDDCDFYDHAALEYSVDGKTWNTMLGDMKNQYDILWQGDPVQARYIRLRRLDSDRKNWAAIRSFVVVPAGTASPEFGGSKAGTSDVLLAFDRQPGTSFKNTGAVSFEVPAGMTSYTFMLSLPEGGSVRVCQYDKRNKLKAEFTSNEPLFTVDVAKKVTRMELIGKAEVFEIIPKK, from the coding sequence ATGAAACAAAAGAAACTTTTAGTGACCTTCGTATTGGGTATGTGTGCCCTTACGGTAGCTCATGCACAGGATAATGACTTCGATTTAGGCAGTCAGCGTTCGGAAGTGCAGTTAGTTAATCCTGTTCCTGGTAAGAAGATTGACCATCAGGGACTCGTTATTAATCCTACACCACGTTACGTAAAGCTGACAGGTGAGGGAACAGTAGACATCAGTGGCGGTGTTAAACTTGACCAACCGCAGCCTGTTCGTAAGCAGAGTTGGGACTATTGGACTGATCTTAACTTCCTTTCTCGTGCTGATAAGGGCTTCCCAATGAAGATACAATTAGTGAAGATACCTGTGGTTTTGAAAGATGGAGAGCAGAGTGGGGCCGATGTAGACGGTGCTTACACACTAAGAATCACCAAGAAAGGAATCACACTTATGGCTGCTTATGACTTAGGAGTATTCTATGGTATACAGACTTTGCGCCAGATTATGGAGAACCCATCCGTAGAAGGCGGTAAGAAACTACCTTGTTTGGAAATCGGCGATGCACCAGTATTCGCTTATCGTGGTGTTGTTGAGGGTTTCTATGGTACTCCATGGTCACACGCAGTACGCCTGTCATTGATTGACTTCTACGGTAAGTACAAGATGAATACTTATATCTATGGACCAAAGGATGACCCTTATCATAGTTCTCCTAACTGGCGTCTGCCTTATCCAGAGAATGAGATGAAGGACATCAAAGAACTTGTTGCAGCCTGCAAGAAGAACCGTGTAGACTTCGTTTGGGCTATTCATCCGGGCAAGGATATCAAGTGGAATGAGGAAGATTATCAGAACCTTATGCACAAACTTGACCTCATGTATCAAGCTGGTGTGAAGTCATTTGCTATTTTCTTTGATGATATTTCAGGCGAGGGAACCAACCCTAACCGACAAGTAGAGTTATTGAATCGTTTGACAAAGGAGTTTGTAAAGGCGAAGGGCGACGTTGCTCCGCTGATTATTTGTCCTACAGACTATTCTAAGTTGTGGGCAAAGGCAGATGAGAATGGACCATTGAGCATCTATGGTAAGACCCTCGACCCATCTGTACGAGTGTTTTGGACGGGTGATGTTGTTTGTAGTGATGTGACAAAGAGTACACTCGATTGGGTGGATAGTCGCATCAAGCGTCCTGCTTTCTTCTGGTGGAACTATGCCGTAACAGACTATGTTCGCAACCTTGTATTGCAGGGTCCTGTTTATGGTTTAGATACATCACTCACCGATAAAGATATGTGTGGACTCGTCAGCAACCCTATGGAGCATGGAGAAGCTTCAAAACTCTCTCTCTACAGTGTAGCTGATTACACATGGAATCCATCTGATTATAACCCAATTGACAGTTGGGAGCGTGGCTTGGAAGTGATGATGCCACGTGCAAAGGAGGCTTACCGCACCTTCGCTATCCATTCTGCCGATACGGAGACAGGCTATCGTCGTGACGAATCTTGGGAAACAGAGACCTTCCGTTTGGCTGATTACACCAAGGAGAAGCGTGATAAACTCTATCAGGAGTTCGAACGTGTGGCTAAAGCACCTGCTGAGATTGAGGCTGGTTGCACTGATAATCTCTTGATAAAGGAGCTAAAGCCTTGGCTTACTGAGTTTGCTAAGTTAGGCGAACGTGGTAAGAACGCTATCGAATTGATGGATCTCTATCGTAGTGGTGACAACTTGAAGTTCTGGAGTAAGTATGTTAAGAGCCGTATGTCTGCGGAAGATAAGAAAGCTTACGAGGCTCATAAGTCGGGAACCATGAAGTTACAGCCATTCTATGACTTCGCTATGGACGACCTCGGTGATGCTTTCTATGAAAAGCTTTCAGGCGAAAAGGCATTCACACTACGTGGTATCGGTTCTTATAAGAATCTTAAGACGACTCAAGCTGGTTTGATGTTTGATGGCGATAGCATAACACATTACACCTCTGGTGAAGCACAGAAGGCTGGTGACTGGATGGGTGTGGCCCTCCCTGAACCAATGTCTGTACGTGAGGTGCATATCCTTCAGGGTCGTAACTCTACTGATGATTGCGACTTCTATGACCATGCGGCACTTGAATATTCTGTTGACGGCAAGACATGGAATACCATGTTGGGCGATATGAAGAACCAGTATGATATCCTTTGGCAGGGCGATCCGGTGCAAGCACGTTATATCCGTTTGCGTCGTCTTGACTCAGACCGTAAGAACTGGGCTGCTATTCGCTCGTTCGTAGTGGTACCTGCAGGTACTGCTTCACCTGAGTTTGGAGGTTCTAAGGCTGGAACAAGTGATGTTCTCCTTGCGTTCGACCGTCAGCCTGGTACATCTTTCAAGAATACTGGTGCTGTATCGTTTGAAGTACCAGCGGGTATGACTTCTTACACCTTCATGCTTTCATTGCCAGAGGGTGGCTCTGTTCGTGTTTGCCAGTACGACAAGCGTAACAAACTGAAGGCTGAGTTCACCTCAAATGAGCCACTCTTTACCGTTGATGTTGCTAAGAAAGTAACTCGTATGGAGTTGATTGGTAAGGCAGAAGTGTTCGAGATTATTCCTAAGAAGTAA
- a CDS encoding succinate dehydrogenase/fumarate reductase cytochrome b subunit, with product MWLINSSIGRKVIMSVTGMALILFMTFHCCMNLVALFSGEAYNMICELLGANWYAVAATAGLGALAVCHIVYAFILTAQNRRARGDNRYAVTEKPATVEWASQNMLVLGIIVLLGLGLHLFNFWYNMMFAELTHIDVPFHPADGFAYIKYTFSNPVYVVLYVIWIIALWFHLSHGFWSAMQTVGINGKVWFNRWKTIGNIYVTLLMLGFLFVVLAFTFGCAPSLCCAA from the coding sequence ATGTGGTTAATCAATTCATCTATTGGTAGAAAGGTGATTATGTCAGTGACTGGCATGGCCCTGATCCTATTCATGACGTTCCACTGCTGTATGAATCTTGTTGCGCTCTTCTCTGGAGAGGCTTATAACATGATTTGTGAGCTGTTGGGTGCCAACTGGTACGCAGTAGCAGCTACTGCTGGTCTTGGCGCATTGGCAGTTTGTCACATCGTTTATGCGTTCATCCTTACAGCGCAGAACCGCCGTGCACGTGGTGACAATCGTTATGCTGTTACAGAGAAGCCTGCAACGGTAGAGTGGGCAAGCCAAAACATGCTTGTTCTCGGTATTATCGTGCTGCTCGGTCTTGGACTTCACCTCTTCAACTTCTGGTACAACATGATGTTTGCAGAGCTTACTCATATCGATGTACCTTTCCATCCAGCTGATGGTTTTGCTTACATTAAGTACACATTCTCTAATCCTGTTTACGTAGTTCTTTACGTTATTTGGATTATTGCATTGTGGTTCCACCTCTCTCACGGTTTCTGGAGTGCTATGCAGACAGTTGGTATCAACGGTAAGGTATGGTTCAACCGTTGGAAGACTATCGGTAACATCTATGTTACATTGTTGATGCTTGGCTTCCTTTTTGTAGTTCTTGCATTTACATTCGGTTGTGCACCAAGCCTTTGCTGTGCTGCATAA
- a CDS encoding fumarate reductase/succinate dehydrogenase flavoprotein subunit: MTKTLNSRIPEGPVAEKWTNYKAHQRLVNPKNKLKLDVIVVGTGLAGASAAASLGEMGFNVYNFCIQDSPRRAHSIAAQGGINAAKNYQNDGDSVYRLFYDTVKGGDYRAREANVYRLAEVSNDIIDQCVAQGVPFAREYGGMLANRSFGGAQVSRTFYAKGQTGQQLLLGAYSSLSAQVATGKVKLYTRYEMEDVVIVDGHARGIIAKNLVTGKLERFTANAVVIATGGYGNAYFLSTNAMGCNCTAAIQCYRKGAYMANPSYVQIHPTCIPVHGDKQSKLTLMSESLRNDGRIWVPKKLEDAKALQAGTKQGSDIPEEDRDYYLERRYPAFGNLVPRDVASRAAKERCDHGFGVNNTGLAVFLDFSESINRLGIDTILQRYGNLFDMYEEITDVNPGELANEINGVKYYNPMMIFPAIHYTMGGIWVDYELMTTVPGLFAIGECNFSDHGANRLGASALMQGLADGYFVLPYTIQNYLADQALWAKVPTDRPEFVEAEKAVMAETDRLMGIQGKRSVDSLHKELGHIMWEYVGMGRTKEGLEEGLKQLKALREEFNSNLFIPGKKEGLNIELDKAIHLRDFILMGELVAYDALHREESCGGHFREEHQTEEGEAKRDDENFFYVGCWEYQGDDTKTPELIKEPLEYEAIKVQTRNYKN, encoded by the coding sequence ATGACTAAGACATTAAATTCCAGAATACCAGAAGGACCAGTAGCTGAGAAATGGACCAACTATAAGGCTCATCAGCGTTTGGTTAACCCAAAGAATAAACTGAAACTGGATGTAATCGTTGTTGGTACAGGTCTGGCTGGTGCCAGTGCTGCCGCTTCTCTCGGTGAGATGGGCTTCAACGTATATAACTTCTGCATCCAAGATTCACCACGTCGTGCACACTCTATCGCTGCACAGGGTGGTATCAATGCTGCAAAGAACTATCAGAATGATGGTGACTCAGTTTACCGTCTGTTCTACGATACAGTAAAGGGTGGTGACTATCGTGCTCGTGAAGCAAACGTTTATCGTCTTGCTGAGGTGTCAAACGACATCATCGACCAGTGCGTTGCACAAGGAGTTCCATTCGCTCGTGAGTATGGTGGTATGCTTGCTAACCGTTCTTTCGGTGGTGCACAGGTAAGCCGTACTTTCTATGCAAAGGGTCAGACTGGTCAGCAGTTGTTGCTTGGTGCTTACTCTTCATTGAGTGCACAGGTTGCTACAGGTAAAGTGAAGCTCTATACTCGTTATGAGATGGAGGACGTAGTTATTGTTGATGGTCACGCTCGTGGTATCATTGCTAAGAACCTTGTGACTGGTAAGCTGGAGCGTTTCACAGCGAATGCTGTTGTTATCGCTACTGGTGGTTATGGTAACGCATACTTCCTTTCAACCAATGCTATGGGTTGTAACTGTACAGCAGCTATCCAGTGCTACCGTAAGGGTGCTTATATGGCTAACCCATCTTACGTTCAGATTCACCCAACTTGTATTCCAGTACACGGCGACAAGCAGTCTAAGTTGACCCTTATGTCAGAGTCTCTGCGTAATGATGGCCGTATCTGGGTTCCTAAGAAGCTTGAGGATGCTAAGGCATTGCAGGCAGGAACAAAGCAAGGATCTGATATTCCAGAGGAAGATCGTGACTATTACTTGGAGCGTCGATACCCAGCATTCGGTAACCTTGTACCTCGTGACGTGGCTTCACGTGCTGCTAAGGAGCGTTGCGACCACGGATTCGGTGTTAACAACACTGGTCTTGCTGTGTTCCTCGACTTCTCTGAGTCAATCAACCGCCTTGGTATCGATACCATTCTGCAGCGTTATGGCAACCTCTTCGATATGTATGAGGAGATTACAGACGTTAACCCAGGCGAGCTTGCTAATGAGATTAACGGCGTGAAGTACTACAACCCAATGATGATCTTCCCTGCTATCCACTACACAATGGGTGGTATCTGGGTTGACTACGAGCTGATGACAACCGTTCCAGGTCTGTTTGCAATTGGTGAGTGTAACTTCTCTGACCATGGTGCTAACCGTCTTGGTGCTTCTGCTTTGATGCAGGGTCTTGCTGATGGTTACTTCGTATTGCCATATACTATTCAGAACTATCTCGCTGATCAGGCACTCTGGGCAAAGGTTCCAACTGACCGTCCTGAGTTTGTTGAGGCTGAGAAGGCTGTTATGGCAGAGACAGATCGCTTGATGGGTATCCAGGGTAAGCGTTCTGTTGACTCTCTCCACAAAGAGCTTGGACACATCATGTGGGAGTATGTAGGTATGGGTCGTACCAAGGAAGGTCTTGAGGAAGGTCTCAAGCAGTTGAAGGCTCTCCGCGAGGAGTTCAACTCTAACCTCTTCATTCCTGGTAAGAAGGAAGGCTTGAACATCGAGCTTGATAAGGCTATCCACCTCCGTGACTTCATCCTTATGGGTGAACTCGTAGCTTATGATGCATTGCATCGTGAGGAGAGTTGTGGTGGTCACTTCCGTGAGGAGCACCAGACAGAGGAAGGTGAAGCTAAGCGTGACGACGAGAACTTCTTCTATGTTGGCTGTTGGGAGTATCAGGGTGATGACACCAAGACTCCAGAGCTTATCAAGGAACCTCTCGAGTATGAGGCAATCAAGGTACAAACACGTAATTATAAAAACTAG
- a CDS encoding four helix bundle protein: MNTHKDLIVWQKAMELVLEVYKATKTYPREELFGLASQMRRAVVSIPSNIAEGYGRIHTRETERFLSIALGSACELETQLILSKDLGYISTELAQQLCDKTQGIIRMLTSLIKTLNK; this comes from the coding sequence ATGAATACTCACAAGGATTTGATCGTCTGGCAGAAAGCAATGGAACTTGTCTTAGAAGTATATAAGGCAACAAAGACATATCCACGGGAAGAACTATTTGGATTAGCTTCCCAAATGCGTAGAGCCGTTGTATCAATTCCCTCGAACATAGCAGAAGGCTATGGCAGAATCCATACTCGTGAAACTGAGAGATTCCTTAGTATAGCATTAGGTTCTGCGTGTGAGTTAGAAACTCAATTGATTCTATCGAAAGACTTAGGGTATATCTCGACAGAACTTGCACAGCAACTATGCGATAAGACCCAAGGCATAATTAGGATGCTAACGTCTTTGATTAAGACTCTGAACAAATAA
- a CDS encoding succinate dehydrogenase/fumarate reductase iron-sulfur subunit — MARNISFTIKYWKQNGPQDQGHFDTHEMKNIPDDTSFLEMLDILNEELIEAGDEPFVFDHDCREGICGMCSLYINGTPHGKTERGATTCQLYMRRFNDGDVITVEPWRSAGFPVIKDCMVDRTAFDKIIQAGGYTTIRTGQAQDANAILISKDNADEAMDCATCIGCGACVAACKNGSAMLFVSSKVSQLALLPQGKPEAAKRAKAMVAKMDEVGFGNCTNTRACEAVCPKNEKIANIARLNREFIKAKFAD, encoded by the coding sequence ATGGCAAGAAATATATCATTCACAATTAAGTATTGGAAGCAGAACGGTCCACAGGATCAGGGTCATTTCGATACACATGAGATGAAGAACATCCCAGATGACACCTCATTCCTTGAGATGCTCGATATCCTCAACGAGGAACTTATCGAGGCTGGTGATGAGCCTTTCGTCTTCGACCACGACTGCCGCGAGGGTATTTGCGGTATGTGTTCACTCTATATCAATGGTACTCCACACGGTAAGACTGAACGCGGTGCAACAACCTGTCAGCTTTATATGCGCCGTTTCAACGATGGTGATGTTATCACTGTTGAGCCATGGCGTTCAGCTGGTTTCCCAGTTATCAAGGACTGTATGGTAGACCGTACAGCTTTCGATAAGATTATTCAGGCTGGTGGTTACACAACAATCCGTACTGGTCAGGCACAGGATGCTAATGCTATTCTTATCTCTAAGGACAATGCTGACGAGGCAATGGACTGCGCAACATGTATCGGTTGTGGTGCTTGTGTTGCTGCATGTAAGAATGGTTCTGCTATGCTTTTCGTTTCATCTAAGGTAAGCCAGTTGGCTCTCTTGCCACAGGGTAAGCCTGAGGCTGCTAAGCGTGCTAAGGCAATGGTTGCTAAGATGGACGAGGTTGGCTTCGGTAACTGTACTAACACACGTGCTTGCGAGGCTGTTTGTCCTAAGAACGAGAAGATTGCTAACATCGCTCGTTTGAACCGTGAGTTCATCAAGGCAAAGTTTGCTGATTAA
- a CDS encoding serine/threonine protein kinase: MSENKLSTNEQAPTADAPVKASYTEYKVIPSQGHCMIVKCRKGDQTVVLKTLKEEYRERVLLRNALKREFKQCQRLNHLGIVRYQGLVEVDGYGLCIEEEYVEGRTLQAYLKENHTDDEKIAIINQIADALRYAHQQGTTHRNLKPSNVLITKQGDYVKLIDFSVLSPEDVKPTADTTRFMAPELKDQTMAADGTADIYSLGTIMKVMGLTLAYSEVIKRCCAFKRSDRYSNIDELFADLNHEGSSFSMPKIGKGTVVLGLIIAVVIGVGALLYNYGGALVDQVGKIDVSSMFSSDAETAPEDTIKVNVAEQADSLSTEAEAPATGKLAFMNKMKPALYKDLDDIFEQNSADRAQLTKAIKTYYRGLIHANDTLDNEQRAEVDRVFGDYVKQKKAALN, from the coding sequence ATGAGTGAGAACAAACTTTCCACTAACGAACAGGCACCGACAGCTGATGCACCTGTAAAGGCCAGTTATACTGAATACAAGGTGATTCCATCGCAGGGACATTGTATGATTGTAAAGTGTCGCAAGGGCGACCAGACAGTCGTATTGAAGACTCTAAAGGAAGAATACCGTGAGCGTGTGTTGCTTCGTAATGCATTGAAGCGTGAGTTTAAGCAGTGTCAGCGACTCAACCATTTGGGTATTGTACGCTATCAAGGGCTGGTAGAAGTTGATGGTTACGGACTTTGTATTGAGGAAGAGTATGTTGAAGGACGCACTTTGCAGGCTTATCTCAAGGAAAATCATACTGACGATGAGAAGATTGCTATCATCAATCAGATTGCCGATGCATTGCGTTATGCTCATCAGCAGGGTACTACTCATCGAAATCTGAAGCCTTCCAACGTGCTTATTACAAAGCAGGGTGATTATGTAAAGCTCATTGATTTCAGTGTTCTTTCACCTGAAGATGTTAAGCCTACAGCTGATACAACTCGCTTTATGGCACCAGAGTTGAAAGACCAGACAATGGCAGCAGATGGTACAGCTGATATCTATTCGCTCGGTACTATTATGAAGGTGATGGGGCTGACATTAGCTTACAGTGAGGTTATCAAGCGTTGCTGTGCTTTCAAGCGTAGCGATCGTTATAGCAATATTGATGAGCTCTTTGCTGATTTGAACCATGAAGGCTCTTCGTTCAGTATGCCAAAGATTGGTAAAGGCACTGTTGTCTTAGGCTTGATAATTGCAGTTGTTATTGGAGTTGGTGCATTGCTTTATAACTATGGCGGTGCATTGGTTGACCAAGTAGGGAAGATAGATGTGTCATCTATGTTTAGCTCTGATGCTGAAACAGCTCCAGAAGACACTATAAAGGTTAATGTAGCAGAGCAGGCTGATAGTCTTTCTACTGAAGCAGAGGCTCCTGCTACTGGTAAGCTTGCCTTTATGAATAAGATGAAGCCAGCCCTTTATAAGGACCTTGATGATATTTTCGAGCAGAACTCTGCAGATAGAGCACAGTTGACGAAGGCTATCAAAACTTACTATCGTGGTCTGATTCATGCTAACGACACACTCGATAATGAGCAGCGTGCTGAGGTAGATCGCGTATTTGGCGATTATGTAAAGCAGAAGAAGGCAGCATTAAACTAA
- a CDS encoding M15 family metallopeptidase: protein MKQIFYLLLAAVLFVSSVQAQTPAMSRRQAAGRSMEQQGLVNIKHVDPSIKVALMYARTDNFCNRVLYHDLRDAYVLPACADALRKAQAELKRRRPDLSLCIFDATRPMSVQQTMWNAVKDTPKYFYVSNPAHGGGMHNYGMAVDISICKASWSDATWRDGATRCLIDTIPMGVKVDHMGIASHIDKEADLVARRLISREALAKRRLLREVMSAAGFMPLRTEWWHFNLCTRAWAKKNLRVVR, encoded by the coding sequence ATGAAACAAATCTTTTATCTGCTATTGGCAGCTGTTCTGTTTGTTAGTAGTGTACAGGCACAGACACCAGCGATGAGTCGTCGGCAGGCTGCTGGGCGATCAATGGAACAGCAGGGATTGGTGAATATTAAGCATGTGGACCCTTCTATCAAGGTGGCTTTGATGTATGCTCGTACGGATAACTTCTGTAATCGGGTGCTTTATCATGACTTGCGTGATGCCTATGTGCTGCCCGCTTGTGCTGATGCATTGCGTAAGGCGCAGGCGGAATTGAAGCGTCGTCGTCCTGATTTGAGCCTTTGTATCTTCGATGCTACACGACCAATGAGCGTACAACAAACGATGTGGAATGCAGTGAAAGATACCCCAAAGTATTTCTATGTGTCTAATCCTGCGCACGGAGGAGGTATGCATAACTATGGAATGGCTGTAGATATCAGTATCTGTAAAGCCTCTTGGAGCGATGCAACATGGCGTGATGGTGCCACACGTTGTTTGATAGATACGATACCAATGGGTGTGAAGGTAGACCACATGGGGATAGCCAGTCATATTGATAAAGAGGCTGATCTCGTTGCGCGTCGTCTTATCTCTCGTGAGGCATTAGCCAAGCGCCGCCTTCTTCGTGAGGTGATGAGTGCTGCTGGTTTCATGCCCTTACGTACCGAGTGGTGGCACTTCAACCTTTGTACAAGGGCTTGGGCAAAGAAGAATTTGAGGGTGGTGAGATAA
- a CDS encoding class I SAM-dependent methyltransferase, with product MKQKKDISHSELPLPRYVRDVLSKHNISLPSPLGEGTGVRLLALQAHRYPDIDMPFLLDQLAGWQIARTKLPSWAANEDIIYPPHLSMEQCSSEQTAEYKARLVARLVGVENFVTSDLNNDCKSPLAIEETKPMPQQACAQKFREGSFCDLTGGFGVDFSFIAHSFKRAIYVEQQENLCELARHNFHALGLTQAEVVNGDGTAYLHQLDHVSVLFLDPARRNEQGGKTVLISDCTPDVLALEEELLEKADTVVIKLSPMLDWHRAVDELNSLGNVVREVHIVSVRNECKELLLVLQRTKDEKDDKRATEKALQVFCVNDESIVSYSLDEALSTSQRLLSAVPKAGQYLYEPNASLMKAGCYALLTARYPLLALSLNSHLFVSEEAIDDFPGRKFEITAVSSFNKKELRRSLSGIDKANIAVRNFPMSVADLRKRLKIKEGGNVYLFATTDAESNHLLFVCKKTAIPTCDSQ from the coding sequence ATGAAGCAAAAAAAGGATATAAGTCATTCAGAACTACCACTGCCAAGATATGTGCGGGACGTTCTAAGCAAACATAACATTTCACTCCCCTCTCCCCTCGGAGAGGGGACGGGGGTGAGGCTTCTTGCCCTCCAAGCCCACCGCTACCCTGATATTGATATGCCCTTCTTGCTCGACCAGTTGGCAGGATGGCAAATAGCACGCACGAAACTGCCGTCGTGGGCAGCAAATGAGGATATCATCTATCCACCGCATTTATCGATGGAACAGTGTTCAAGTGAGCAGACAGCGGAGTATAAGGCACGATTAGTAGCACGCCTTGTAGGAGTAGAGAACTTTGTAACGTCTGACCTTAATAACGATTGTAAAAGCCCTTTGGCAATTGAAGAAACTAAGCCTATGCCGCAACAAGCGTGTGCTCAGAAATTCAGGGAAGGTTCCTTCTGCGATCTAACAGGCGGCTTTGGAGTTGATTTCTCCTTTATAGCGCATAGCTTCAAACGTGCTATTTATGTTGAACAGCAGGAGAATTTATGTGAATTGGCACGTCATAACTTCCATGCCTTAGGCTTAACACAAGCAGAAGTGGTCAATGGTGACGGTACAGCTTACCTCCATCAGCTCGACCATGTGTCTGTGTTATTTCTCGATCCTGCCCGTCGCAATGAGCAAGGAGGTAAAACAGTGCTGATAAGTGATTGTACACCCGATGTCTTGGCATTGGAAGAAGAACTCTTAGAGAAGGCTGATACGGTTGTTATAAAGCTATCGCCAATGCTCGATTGGCATCGCGCAGTGGACGAACTCAATAGTTTGGGCAATGTTGTTCGTGAGGTTCATATTGTCTCTGTACGCAATGAATGTAAGGAGTTGCTGTTAGTATTGCAGAGAACGAAAGATGAAAAAGATGACAAGAGGGCTACGGAAAAAGCCCTACAAGTGTTCTGTGTGAATGATGAAAGTATCGTTTCTTATTCTCTTGATGAAGCTTTAAGTACATCACAGCGGCTTCTTTCGGCTGTTCCTAAAGCTGGTCAGTATCTCTATGAGCCCAATGCTTCATTGATGAAAGCAGGCTGTTATGCTTTGCTAACTGCCCGTTATCCACTTTTAGCACTCAGTCTTAATTCTCATCTTTTTGTTTCTGAGGAGGCTATTGATGATTTCCCAGGACGAAAGTTTGAGATAACAGCGGTTTCATCGTTCAATAAGAAGGAGCTACGACGCAGTTTATCGGGGATAGATAAAGCCAATATTGCCGTACGCAACTTCCCTATGAGTGTTGCAGATCTACGCAAACGATTAAAGATAAAAGAAGGAGGAAACGTCTACCTCTTTGCAACCACGGATGCAGAAAGCAATCACCTGCTTTTTGTTTGCAAGAAAACAGCGATACCAACTTGTGACTCTCAATAA